The sequence TGCAATTCCTCCTAGGACGCCTTTATGCGACTACCTGTAAAAAAGAGTATCTATCCATTCTCATAAGATTACATTATTTGGCTGGTTGAGGCCAGTTAACACTGGTTCCTCGTGTCACATGCAAGGTTGTGTACTTATTTGAGAAGGAATGGATTTCTAAATCCAAATACTTTATTTAGGAGGTTTCTTATGGATTATCCACCTGTAGCTGGAATTGATGTTGGTAAAAATTTTAGTGAGATGTGTATTTTGTCCCCTAATAATGAGATTTATCATCGTATTAAGATCTATCATGATTCAATTGACAGTATTAAAGAGGCTATAGGTCTATTGCAAAAAGCAGAAAAGGATTTTGCAATTAGGCCTGTCGTAGTCTTAGAATCCACTGGGCACTATCACAAAATCCTCTTCCACTATCTTTCTGATTCTGGATTTGAGGTCTCTATCATAAACCCCATCCAATCTGATTCTATCAAAAATATTGGAATAAGGAAAGTAAAAAATGATAAATTTGATGCCCATAAGATTGCATTGCTTTATAGGTTTTCTTTTATTAAGACTACTGTTGTTCCTGATGATGTTATTGACTGCCTTAAAAGCCTTTGTCGCCAATATTACAAGTTAGGTGATGAACTTACTACTTACAAGAATAGGCTTATTGGCATTATTGATCAAGTAATGCTAAACTTTACAGATGTCTTCCAAAATGTATATTCAAACACTGCCTTAGCAGTACTTGATAGGTATCCTTCACCTAAGCAAATTCTAAAGGCTAACAAACAAACATTAATATCACTTATTGAAAAAACTTCTAAAAAAGGTTTAGCGTGGTCCACTGAAAAATATGAACTTTTGGTTTTAAAAGCTAAGGAATTTAAAGATTTAAGCATCAATAACCCTGGAAATCTAGCCATTCTCAAAGTTAATATTTCCATGGTAAGAACCTTACAAGATGCCCAAAAAGACATACTTGACGCAATTAATGAAATTATTTTAGCAGATTCTTTAGAAGATAATCCTGTATTGGCACCTATTATTAATCTGCTATGCAGTATTCCTGGTATCGGGATACTAACTGCTGCCACGATACT is a genomic window of Acidilutibacter cellobiosedens containing:
- a CDS encoding IS110 family RNA-guided transposase; protein product: MDYPPVAGIDVGKNFSEMCILSPNNEIYHRIKIYHDSIDSIKEAIGLLQKAEKDFAIRPVVVLESTGHYHKILFHYLSDSGFEVSIINPIQSDSIKNIGIRKVKNDKFDAHKIALLYRFSFIKTTVVPDDVIDCLKSLCRQYYKLGDELTTYKNRLIGIIDQVMLNFTDVFQNVYSNTALAVLDRYPSPKQILKANKQTLISLIEKTSKKGLAWSTEKYELLVLKAKEFKDLSINNPGNLAILKVNISMVRTLQDAQKDILDAINEIILADSLEDNPVLAPIINLLCSIPGIGILTAATILAEVGDFSAFSSPNKLVAFFGIDPSVNQSGEFTGTRNKMSKRGSRLLRRVIFTTALANIRSKRNGDKTNPVLYEFYQKKCTNKPKKVALGAVMRKLVNIIFAVMRDKKPFELRTPEEHEELLLTRSSVA